One region of Acropora muricata isolate sample 2 chromosome 13, ASM3666990v1, whole genome shotgun sequence genomic DNA includes:
- the LOC136895963 gene encoding zinc finger MYM-type protein 2-like: MSDEDLDFFLGRFVAEVRKEDGQEYPGKTIYEMICSLQCYLRFQRKGPLFLIDKKGCKFRNLNSALNFVLKERAGEGIGSITSQAEVITPDQMEYLWQNGFLGSDTPELLRNTILFVFGNCFALRAGQEHRNLRMKNSQLSLHSDESGAEYLQYVEDVSKSNNGGLAHLRIKNKVVRAYENVEKPERCPVKLYKKYISHVPSETSDNSFYLRPLPKPKGNIWYYKKAAGRETLGNVVKKVMGKAGFDGHFTNHSLRRSCATNLYDNGVPEQVIQETTGHRSVEGVRAYKRTSSVMKRKISAILNQSQSSLGSDHERRNTKKRCDREDTEDQIEQHGVPDKKEVSVCDIGINALNAESMEERHDKVETKGESCKNIVITTAETKIEICYK; the protein is encoded by the coding sequence ATGTCTGACGAGGATCTGGATTTTTTCTTGGGTCGATTTGTGGCTGAAGTGAGGAAGGAAGATGGACAAGAATACCCTGGCAAGACCATTTATGAAATGATATGTAGTTTACAATGTTATCTTCGTTTCCAACGTAAGGGACCCCTATTTCTTATTGATAAGAAGGGTTGTAAATTTCGTAATTTGAATTCGGCCTTAAATTTTGTCTTAAAAGAGAGGGCGGGGGAAGGAATTGGTAGTATTACTAGTCAAGCAGAAGTCATAACTCCAGATCAAATGGAATATTTGTGGCAAAACGGGTTTTTGGGAAGTGACACGCCCGAATTACTTAGAAATACTatactttttgtttttggaaattGCTTTGCACTGCGAGCAGGGCAAGAACACAGAAACCTAAGAATGAAGAATTCTCAGCTATCATTACATAGCGATGAGTCTGGCGCAGAGTATTTGCAATATGTGGAAGATGTAAGTAAAAGTAATAATGGAGGCCTGGCTCATTTACGAATTAAGAATAAGGTTGTTAGAGCATATGAAAATGTTGAGAAACCAGAGCGCTGTCCTGTGAAGCTTTACAAGAAATACATTAGTCATGTACCTTCGGAAACATCAGATAATTCATTTTATTTGCGACCTTTACCGAAACCAAAGGGAAATATTTGGTATTACAAAAAGGCTGCTGGAAGGGAAACGTTGGGAAATGTTGTTAAAAAGGTCATGGGTAAGGCTGGGTTTGATGGTCATTTCACTAACCATTCATTGCGGCGAAGTTGTGCCACAAACCTTTACGATAATGGGGTACCAGAACAAGTAATTCAAGAAACTACTGGTCATCGGTCAGTAGAGGGTGTAAGAGCGTATAAACGCACATCGTCGGTCATGAAGCGTAAAATCAGTGCGATTTTGAATCAATCACAGTCTAGCTTAGGCAGCGATCATGAAAGGAGGAATACAAAGAAAAGGTGTGATCGCGAAGATACAGAGGATCAAATTGAACAGCATGGGGTTCCAGACAAAAAGGAGGTTTCTGTTTGTGATATCGGGATTAATGCACTTAACGCAGAAAGTATGGAAGAAAGGCATGACAAAGTTGAAACAAAGGGGGAAagctgcaaaaatattgttatcACTACTGCTGAGACGAAAATTGAAATCTGTTATAAGTGA
- the LOC136895268 gene encoding uncharacterized protein — MTCTCERCNQKRVIDCLFVKVDVNLHIARQTQLFVKINSLSPGTMAESCWESSSEEELFLTQSTFTVKSDEYDGMGVSTSEGNGKCLEDNAGISEGSGRFRAPISSDECRKFEDSWVSDASRRKWNWVLRASFFKYRTSRDSFKIFNFFLFCPNKPFSELF, encoded by the exons ATGACATGTACGTGTGAAAGATGCAACCAGAAACGAGTTATTGACTGTTTGTTTGTCAAGGTAGATGTCAATTTGCATATTGCTCGACAAACACAGTTGTTTGTGAAAATCAACTCATTGTCGCCTGGAACGATGGCGGAAAGCTGTTGGGAAAGCAGTTCTGAGGAAGAGTTGTTTCTTACGCAGTCAACATTTACTGTTAAGTCGGATGAATATGATG GAATGGGTGTGTCGACGAGTGAAGGGAATGGAAAATGCTTAGAGGATAATGCTGGTATTAGTGAAG GGAGTGGAAGATTTCGTGCGCCAATCTCATCTGACGAATGTCGGAAGTTTGAAGACAGCTGGGTTTCTGATGCTAGTCGAAGGAAGTGGAATTGGGtcttaagagccagtttcttTAAATATCGaacatcccgcgacagtttcaaaattttcaatttcttcttattctgcccaaacaaaccctttagtgagttattttag